The sequence CCATTTGTCTCCCCATTTTGTCCAACCATCACCCTCTGAGCGTTCTGCCCATTTGTCTGTGTACTTTGTGCTGCCACCATGTCCATCATACTTCTCACCCCATCTGCAAGGAAATAATGAGCTTAATgtttgaagaaaaagaaagcaTGTATTGACAACATCAATTCTATTAACAGTTCGATCAATGCTTATGATGACCAAGAAAAGAAGAATGAAGTCTGATCAAATATTTTTCACGATGACAACCAAAAAACGAAGAATGAGGTCAAATTAaagattttttatattaaaatcagTAAGGAACATTTATAAGAAAGAGAGAGTATTTCAATTTAAGTATGAGATTCAATACCTTTCATGCCAGATATGAGCATGGCCAGCTTCAAGTGGTGTGTTTGGATCAATACTACACCATTTATGAGCCCATTTTTCAGCTTCCCCGGAAGCATTATAACGTTCCCACCAATTCTCTTGCCACTCATCTCCCTGGCCATTCTTTCCCCACTTATCTGCAGTCTTCTCAATATTCATAAGCCCATTCTCCTGCAaacaaatttaaacttttagtGTCAACTAAGTGTGCATGACAAAAGTATATATCCATACTTTTGATATTAATATTGAAAGAAGCCAACAGAAAAAAGACACAGAAAACAAGTTTAGAATTGCTTTGAAGATGTAGATGGCCCAAAACCAGTCTAGTCTGCAGGGAGCACAAATGAATGCATCATATGCAACAAGCTCATTAGAGGAAGAGAAGGCAACCATTCCCAAACACGTAGTGACCAAGCATTTCCGTATACAGATTACGACAGATAAAAACAGATATTGAAAAGAAAAGATTAAAGACAACCCATAACCAATATATGAATATACAATACATTGAAATTTTCAGTTTCCACTAACCTGTCCCATGGATTCTCTCCAGTATTCACGCCAAACATTGCCAGTTGCATCACGTCCTGATTTTTCTGAACCAAGTTCCTTGTATCCAAAATCATCTGAAGCCTCCCAGAACTTCTCTTGCCACTGAACAGTTTGGTCAGCACTAATGCCTCTGATCATTGTCCACCTACAAAGTACACCATCAGGTCTTCTCTCGAGTCCTGTCTCTTTCCACCACCTCGAACCATCTGTCCTCACTCCGTAGGGTGATACCTCATCGACATTATTAAGAGCATCGGCTACTTCTGCAGCATTCACTGAAGATTGGAAATCAATTTCTCGATCATCCTGTGTAGGGCTCTCAAGTATTGATTCTGAGTCTTGCACTTTCTGAACCTCCATCAGTGACTGGAGAGGGGGTAAAGGGGCCTGTCGAATGTTTTTGTTGAGTTTACTTTCTAGTGGAATGGATAGAATGTCTATAGAGCGTTCTTTCTCCATGACTGGGTTGCCTAAATTTGGATTTTCTGAAGGCTTTGTTGCTTTTTGTAATTCACCACTGACACCCATACTGGCATCACCACCCTTAGAGGGATTCCAGGACCAAAAATCTGGACCTGGGATTCCATTTTTTGAAGCTTCTGATTGGGGTACAATTTTGGTCCAACTTCGCTTtcctaaaatattcaaattacaAAAATGGCATGATGTATTAGTATCCACCATCCACTACCCAAACCCATAAACAGAAAATGTAAATTAAAGAAAGGCGTCACAA is a genomic window of Cannabis sativa cultivar Pink pepper isolate KNU-18-1 chromosome 9, ASM2916894v1, whole genome shotgun sequence containing:
- the LOC115722494 gene encoding protein LIKE EARLY STARVATION, chloroplastic; the protein is MASQLGATPRATFLHFRKHKHRFLLPPEQVAPAIGIGDARRRQLLGLSFRVGVSSNGGEEYSYLDMWKKAVDGERKAVEFQKIVENSDSDSTSVHPEELVEKSEEFKKILEVSSEERDHIQRMQVIDRAAAAIAAARSVLKESGMSAEPGSGAGDSSGRGGSGGGVKKSSKKGKRSWTKIVPQSEASKNGIPGPDFWSWNPSKGGDASMGVSGELQKATKPSENPNLGNPVMEKERSIDILSIPLESKLNKNIRQAPLPPLQSLMEVQKVQDSESILESPTQDDREIDFQSSVNAAEVADALNNVDEVSPYGVRTDGSRWWKETGLERRPDGVLCRWTMIRGISADQTVQWQEKFWEASDDFGYKELGSEKSGRDATGNVWREYWRESMGQENGLMNIEKTADKWGKNGQGDEWQENWWERYNASGEAEKWAHKWCSIDPNTPLEAGHAHIWHERWGEKYDGHGGSTKYTDKWAERSEGDGWTKWGDKWDEQFDPNGHGVKQGETWWAGKYGERWNRTWGEGHNGSGWIHKYGKSSCGEHWDTHIQQDTWYERFPHFGFYHCYDNSVQLREVPKPSDMV